TATGCTGACCATGTTCTCACCCGCAGGGCCAATGGCCACCACTGAGGCGGAGCTCCCCATTTCGCCTTTCAGTATTTTCCTGGTCTCGATAGCGCCTTTGCCCCATAGAACAGAGGCATCCTTCAGTTCAGAAACACCGTCGTGAAGAAAAAGGTAAACGGGTTTTTCTGATTCGCCGCGAATAAGGACGGCGTCATAACCGGCGGATTTCAATCTAAGCCCCCAATCACCACCCAGGTTGCAGGAGCAAGAGTGTTCCGGGAAGGTGGCAGGCGATTTGCCATACACCAGCCAGCGGGAGCCACCGAATACGGGAACGCCGGCCAGCGGACCGGTGGCGAATATCAGCGCATTCTCAGCATCGAAAGCGTTGGCTTCCGATGGCACCTCATCCCAATAGAGCGCTGCGGCGCCCCCCCTTCCCCCAAGGAATCTGTCGGCATAGTTTATGGTGGGCAGCTCAGAAATGCTTCCTGATGACAGATCTACTCTCAGGATCTTACCCGCGTAGCCGAACATTCTTGCCTCCAGACTTTTTCCTTCGCAGTTTGCCTAGGCAAGCATCAATAGCATCTCAATAGGTCCCCATCAACAGGGATGTTGATTGCTAGCCACCGTCGGTGGGACGTTTTTCGCGGTAGCGCAAGATCTGGTCAATTGCCCGGCAGGCGTTTGACATAGAGTAGTAGACCGGCAAGCCTGCTTCACAGTATCTTTGCCTCATGGCGGTGAGGTGTTGTTCCTGATTGGTAAGGTCGGACTCAAGCACTACTGCAATGGGCTTATCTATCTCTGCGTGTACTTTCAGAACGGTATCGCAGAATAAACCGAACCACACATCAAAGAAACCCCAGGGATGCTGGCCGAAAACACAGTTAGCTAGCATCAGGTCGAAGCCTTCATGTGCCAGAAATTGCCTGGCTATATTATAGGTGGCTTCTGGAAACAAATTCAGTTCGATGGGGTTGGTCAGGATCAGCCCTGCCTCGCTGTTGAGGAACCCCCTCATCTCATCTGACACTGCTTTAGGTATTACTGGAAGGGTGAAGCCGTTAGCAGCGCAAGCATCGGTGGCCATAACGCTGGCACCACCACCCCCGCCGACCATAGCCACCCTTCTTCCCCGGGGAAGTGACAGGAAACGAAGGGTGACCACAATGTCAACCAGTTCCTCCAGGGTGTGAACCCGGATAGCCCCAGCCTGCTGCAACAGGGTAGTCCACACCTGATCGGAACCAGATAGAGAGCCGGTGTGTGAGGCTGCCGTACGCGCACCAAAAGTGGTGGAGCCGCCTTTGAGTATTACCACAGGCTTCCTGGCCGACAGCCTGTTCAGCACCTGGCGGAATCGTTCTCCGTCTTTGACTCCTTCTATATAGGCTGCCACCAGCTCTGTCCCGGCGTCCTGGGCCAAGTATTCAAACAGGTCACTTTCATTGACATCACAGGCATTTCCATAGGAAATGACTTTGCTGAAGCGGATACCTCTTTCGGCGGCCAGCCGCACAAAGTAGATGGCATTGCCGCCACTCTGGCAGACAAGAGCTACCTTCCCACTCTCTTTTGGAAAGTCGGTGACGAACGAAAGCCCGGCTGTGGGACTATACACCCCCATGCAGTTGGGGCCGATGAGCCGTATCCGGCTGGCTTGGGCCAGACGGACTATCTCCGCCTCCAACCGCCGCCCTTCCTCCGACCCGGTTTCAGAGAAGCCAGAGGTGAAGAGCGAGACCACCTTTACGCCTTTCTCTGAACAATCCTTAATCAATTGGGGCACAAACCGGGCAGGTATGCATGAGGTGACATATTCCACCGCATCAGGGATGTCTTTGATGCCAGGATAGATTTTTAGCCCCGACATCTCCCCGCCGTTGGGATGGATGGGGTAGATCTTGCCCTTGAAACCGGAGCTGAGCAAGCTCTCAAGATACCATTTTCCGGCTGTGATGGGGCCAACACCGGCTATAGCCACCGAAGCCGGGTTGAAAGCAGTATCCAAAGATGCCATTCGGTCCATATTCTCAGTTCACCTCACAAATTAGTGTATTTCAATGCTGATGAATCCGTGTGCATTCATTTCAATTATAGGTGCAACCAGCCTGATTCGGCCAATCAAAAAGCTGATGAAGTGTCTGGTATTTATCGGATCTATCTTGGCCGGCAGAGCTTCTGGTAAGCCACAATCCGTGGATTTTCAAAGTGGGTGGCATCCTTCTGCAGAAGGATGACCCACAGTGGGTGTCAGGTCCCAGATGTGGCCTGGACACAATACGCACCAGCGGGTGTACCAGGTATGGCTCAAGCGGAGGTACTACCATACAACAATCCATGCAAACCAACCTGGATTTTGGGCTACGGCTTCCTGGAGCTGCTGCTAGCCCTCAATCAGCTTCTGGGCTTTTGAGACAGCCTCCGCGGACTGCCACTAC
The Chloroflexota bacterium genome window above contains:
- a CDS encoding CoA-binding protein, whose product is MDRMASLDTAFNPASVAIAGVGPITAGKWYLESLLSSGFKGKIYPIHPNGGEMSGLKIYPGIKDIPDAVEYVTSCIPARFVPQLIKDCSEKGVKVVSLFTSGFSETGSEEGRRLEAEIVRLAQASRIRLIGPNCMGVYSPTAGLSFVTDFPKESGKVALVCQSGGNAIYFVRLAAERGIRFSKVISYGNACDVNESDLFEYLAQDAGTELVAAYIEGVKDGERFRQVLNRLSARKPVVILKGGSTTFGARTAASHTGSLSGSDQVWTTLLQQAGAIRVHTLEELVDIVVTLRFLSLPRGRRVAMVGGGGGASVMATDACAANGFTLPVIPKAVSDEMRGFLNSEAGLILTNPIELNLFPEATYNIARQFLAHEGFDLMLANCVFGQHPWGFFDVWFGLFCDTVLKVHAEIDKPIAVVLESDLTNQEQHLTAMRQRYCEAGLPVYYSMSNACRAIDQILRYREKRPTDGG